From one Humulus lupulus chromosome 8, drHumLupu1.1, whole genome shotgun sequence genomic stretch:
- the LOC133793564 gene encoding probable 2-oxoglutarate-dependent dioxygenase AOP1 encodes MGVKSLVQKLPTINLSMENLKSGTSSYLATCNEVRRALEDYGCFVVHYEEVSPELHESLFSESKELFDLPTDVKMKNISDKPYFGYVGNHPLIPPNHESIGISNSTTLEGVQSFTNLMWPSTGNDKFCETMVSYARRVSELEKYVKRMVFDSYGVAEKHYDSHVDSTTFLLRLIKYKSPEEINKVEVGCDPHTDKTFITILHQDEVNGLEILSKDGDHWIGFEASPSSFLVMAGDAFLAWSNGRIHSAQHRVVMSGTKPRYSTGLFSYHEGVIEIPDELIDQQHPLQFKPFSHYGLLKYFSSAPTSESSSKAYCGV; translated from the exons atgGGTGTAAAATCACTAGTACAAAAGCTGCCTACTATCAATCTGTCAATGGAAAATTTGAAATCAGGTACAAGCTCATATTTAGCTACATGCAACGAAGTTCGTCGGGCACTAGAAGATTATGGGTGTTTTGTGGTGCATTATGAGGAAGTTTCACCAGAACTTCACGAATCACTCTTTAGTGAATCTAAAGAACTCTTTGATTTACCAACTGATGTCAAGATGAAAAACATTTCAGATAAGCCTTACTTTGGTTACGTTGGAAACCACCCTTTAATTCCTCCTAACCATGAAAGCATAGGCATTTCAAATTCTACAACTTTAGAAGGTGTCCAGAGTTTCACAAATCTCATGTGGCCTTCCACAGGAAATGACAAATTTTG TGAAACTATGGTCTCGTACGCGAGGAGGGTTTCGGAGTTGGAAAAATATGTGAAGAGAATGGTGTTTGATAGTTATGGAGTGGCAGAGAAGCACTACGATTCGCACGTGGATTCGACCACTTTCTTATTGAGGCTAATCAAATATAAATCACCCGAGGAGATAAACAAAGTAGAGGTCGGTTGTGATCCTCACACAGACAAGACGTTCATAACAATACTTCATCAAGACGAGGTTAATGGCTTGGAAATTCTATCCAAGGATGGTGACCATTGGATTGGATTTGAAGCATCGCCTTCTTCCTTCCTTGTTATGGCAGGAGATGCTTTTTTG GCATGGAGCAATGGAAGGATACACTCTGCTCAGCATCGAGTAGTGATGAGTGGGACAAAACCGAGATACTCGACGGGGCTATTTTCGTACCATGAAGGAGTTATAGAGATTCCTGATGAGCTTATTGATCAGCAACATCCTTTGCAATTTAAGCCTTTTAGCCATTATGGATTACTTAAATACTTTAGTTCCGCTCCAACTTCTGAGTCTTCTTCCAAGGCCTACTGTGGTGTTTGA